AGCAGAGCTGGAACCTGGACACCCTCCGTGGGGATAGAAAAGTGTGATATGAGAGTGAGTCAGAAACGGAATGCGCTGAGATGGAGCTAGACAGCTCTTTTTCtggctagggtctatttttctccacttcctgtctgactgacgtgcccaaagtaaactgcctgttacgcaggtccagaagccaggatatgcatataattggtaccattggataggaaacactttgcagtttgtagaaatgttaaaataatgtatgatactataacacaatagatatggtaggagaaaatccaaagaaaaaccaaccgttttttttgttgttgagagcccatgctcttccaatggaacgtgtagggtcatatccaaatccagctcccagattgtaattcctatggcttccactagatgtcaacagtctttgttcaaggtttcaggcttgtttcttacCAAACAAGGAGAAAATGTGAGTTTTAGTCCTGGGAGTCAGAGTTGGACATCTCACCCTGGGGAGATTGATATACCCCTTGAACCCTGTGAACCCCATAGAATGCGGGGTAACAGATGGGGCAGTATTAAACATGGAAAAGCTTCTATCATACGTTGTGCTTCTGTGAGACTGTATAGCCTGCATGAAGCATGTCCCATATATGGGCACAGGGGGCTCTGGCAATGGCTGATGTAGTACCCCATTTGCCAAACGTGGTGGCACTGTTGTCACAGTAATGTTTTTTGTGGAAGGGCGCACTGGTCAGTCAGACCCTTGCCAAGGCCCCTCGCTCTGTGGATTACAGAAGTTACAACCAAGTTCGCGTCTCATCGGAGGTGCACACAATCCCCGCTTCCTTCACTCCTAACTCCAGGAACTGAAAATAGGAATGGGGTTGCCATAACGCTGTGGGAACGCTAATAAGTTTCGCTCACCAGAAGTTAAGCATGTTAGCCAACATTATCCAGGAGGCATTTTAGCATAAGCTAGGCTAGCTAGCCTCTTTGACCGCAGCACGGTCCGTTTAGAATAACCAAGTCACTTAACGCTACATATACTAAACAAGAGATACCCAAGCATCTCCACTGTGGGGAGGCAGGAAtagctagtagtagctagctcATCTCGGCGAGTTAGCCAACCTGGCTAGcacgcagtggtgtaaagtacttaagtaaaaatactttaaagtactacttaagtagttttttgggggtatctgtactttactttactatttacatttttgagtacttttactttactacattactttttactccattcattttccctgacacccagaagtacgcgttacattttgaatgcttagcaggaaaggaaaatggtccaattcacgcacctcaagagaacatccctggtcatccctactgcctctgatctggtggactcactaaacagagaacatccttggtcatccctactgcctctgatctggtggactcactaaacagagaacatccctggtcatccctactgcctctgatctggtggactcactaaacagagaacatccttggtcatccctactgcctctgatctggaggactcacttaacagagaacatccctggtcatcccctgtttctgatctgggggactcactaaacacattctttctttgttaatgatgtctgagtgttggagtgtgctatTCGTGCATTTAAAAAACAAGATGGTTTGCTTAATTAATATAAGGCATTTGAAAGGATttatacttttaatacttaagtatatttgagcaattacatttacttttgatacttaagtatatttaaaaccaaatacttttaaaaattttactcaagtagtattttactgggtgactttcacttttacttgagtcattttctattcaggtatctttacttttactcatgtatgaacatttactttttccaaagctgtcatcaaggcaaaggggggctactttgaagaatctcaaatatcaaatatattttgatttgttttacacttttttggtcgctacatgattccatacccATGAAAATGGACACACCACCACAGCTAGCACACTTTGCAGCGTTCGTTTAGCTTTCCACGTAGGACTGGATCACCGAGGTAGGACCATTCATCAACAAGTCTGGGAAGAGAGGCCGAGGCAGACACAGAGGCAGACCGAGGCAGACACAGGTGGCGTGGGGTGCCCACCAAACctggcctccctctctcttcgaGTAGCCTCCTGTAACAGGCTGCGGAGCGCACAGGATCCGGGTTggacagacaccacataccccacgcccaggctgccaccacgtaccccaggcccaggcagacaccacataccccaggcccaggctgccaccacgtaccccaggcccaggctgccaccacgtaccccaggcccaggctgccaccacgtaccccaggcccaggctgccaccacgtaccccaggcccaggcagacaccacataccccaggcccagacagacaccacataccccaggcccaggcagacaccacataccccaggcccaggctgccaacacgtaccccaggcccaggctgccaccacgtacccaaggcccaggcagacaccacataccccaggcccaggcagccACCACATACACCAGGCCCAGACagacaccacgtaccccaggcccaggcagccaccacgtaccccaggcccaggcagccaccacgtaccccaggcccaggcagccaccacgtaccccaggcccaggctgccaccatgtaccccaggcccaggctgccaccacgtaccccacgcccaggctgcCACtacgtaccccaggcccaggctgccaccacataccccaggcccagacagacaccacataccccacgcccaggctgccaccacgtaccccaggcccaggcagacaccacataccccaggcccaggctgccaccacgtaccccaggcccaggctgccaccacgtaccccaggcccaggctgccaccacgtaccccaggcccaggctgccaccacgtaccccaggcccaggcagacaccacataccccaggcccagacagacaccacataccccaggcccaggcagacaccacataccccaggcccaggctgccaacacgtaccccaggcccaggctgccaccacgtacccaaggcccaggcagacaccacataccccaggcccaggcagacaccacataccccaggcccaggcagccACCACATACACCAGGCCCAGACagacaccacgtaccccaggcccaggcagccaccacgtaccccaggcccaggcagccaccacgtaccccaggcccaggcagccaccacgtaccccaggcccaggctgccaccatgtaccccaggcccaggctgccaccacgtaccccacgcccaggctgcCACtacgtaccccaggcccaggctgccaccacgtaccccacgcccaggctgccaccacgtaccccaggcccaggctgccaccatgtaccccacgcccaggctgccaccacgtaccccaggcccaggcagacaccacataccccaggcccaggctgccaccacgtaccccaggcccaggctgccaccacgtaccccaggcccaggcagacaccacataccccaggcccaggcagccACCACATACACCAGGCCCAGACAGACACCACGTACCCCAGACCCAGGCagccaccacgtaccccaggcccaggctgccaccacgtaccccaggcccaggcagacaccacataccccaggcccagacagacaccacataccccaggcccaggcagacaccacataccccaggcccaggctgccaacacgtaccccaggcccaggctgccaccacgtacccaaggcccaggcagacaccacataccccaggcccaggcagacaccacataccccaggcccaggcagccACCACATACACCAGGCCCAGACagacaccacgtaccccaggcccaggcagccaccacgtaccccaggcccaggcagccaccacgtaccccaggcccaggcagccaccacgtaccccaggcccaggctgccaccatgtaccccaggcccaggctgccaccacgtaccccacgcccaggctgcCACtacgtaccccaggcccaggctgccaccacgtaccccacgcccaggctgccaccacgtaccccaggcccaggctgccaccatgtaccccacgcccaggctgccaccacgtaccccaggcccaggcagacaccacataccccaggcccaggctgccaccacgtaccccaggcccaggctgccaccacgtaccccaggcccaggcagacaccacataccccaggcccaggcagccACCACATACACCAGGCCCAGACAGACACCACGTACCCCAGACCCAGGCagccaccacgtaccccaggcccaggcagacaccacgtaccccacgcccaggctgccaccacgtaccccaggcccaggctgccaccacgtaccccacgcccaggctgccaccacgtaccccaggcccaggctgccaccacgtaccccaggcccaggctgccaccacgtaccccaggcccaggcagacaccacgtaccccaggcccaggcagacaccacgtaccccaggcccaggcagacaccacgtaccccaggcccaggcagacaccacgtaccccaggcccaggctgccaccacgtaccccacgcccaggctgccaccacgtacccaaggcccaggctgccaccacgtaccccaggcccaggctgccaccacgtaccccaggcccaggcagacaccacgtaccccaggcccaggcagacaccacgtaccccaggcccaggcagacaccacgtaccccaggcccaggcagacaccacgtaccccaggcccaggcagacaccacgtaccccacgcccaggctgccaccacgtaccccacgcccaggctgccaccacgtaccgcaggcccaggctgccaccacgtaccccaggcccaggctgccaccacgtaccccaggcccaggcagacaccacgtaccccaggcccaggcagacaccacgtaccccaggcccaggcagacaccacgtaccccacgcccagacagccaccacgtaccccacgcccaggcagacaccacgtaccccacgccagacagccaccacgtaccccacgcccaggcagacaccacgtaccccacgcccaggcagacaccacgtaccccacgcccaggcagacaccacatacacCAGGCTCAGGcagacaccacgtaccccacgcccaggcagacaccacatacaccaggcccaggcagacaccacgtacCCCGCGCCCAGGCAGCCACCACATACCccgcgcccaggcagacaccacataccccacgcccaggcagacaccatataccccacgcccaggcagacaccacgtaccccaggcccagACAGACACCATATACCCCACACCCAGgctgccaccacgtaccccacgcccaggcagacaccacataccccaggcccaggcagacaccacataccccacgcccaggcagacaccacataccccacgcccagacagccaccacgtaccccacgcccaggcagacaccacataccccacgcccagacagccaccacgtaccccacgcccaggcagacaccacataccccacgcccagacagccaccacgtaccccacgcccaggcagacaccacataccccacgcccagacagccaccacgtaccccacgcccagacagccaccacgtaccccacgcccaggcagacaccacataccccacgcccagacagccaccacgtaccccacgcccaggcagacaccacttACCCCACGCCCAGAcagccaccacgtaccccacgcccaggcagacaccacataccccacgcccagacagccaccacgtaccccacgcccaggcagacaccacataccccacgcccagacagccaccacgtaccccacgcccaggcagacaccacataccccacgcccagacagccaccacgtaccccacgcccagacagccaccacgtaccccacgcccaggcagactccacataccccacgcccagacagccaccacgtaccccacgcccaggcagacaccacctACCCCACGCCCAGAcagacaccacgtaccccacgcccagacagccaccacgtaccccacgcccagacagccaccacgtaccccacgcccaggcagacaccacgtaccccacgcccagcctgccaccacgtaccccacgctCAGGCAGCCACCACATACCCCGCGCCCAGAcagccaccacgtaccccacgcccaggcagacaccacgtaccccacgcccaggcagacaccacgtaccccacgcccaggcagacaccacgtaACCCACGCCCAGAcagccaccacgtaccccacgcccaggcagacaccacgtaccccacgcccaggcagacaccacgtaccccacgcccagacagccaccacgtaccccacgcccaggcagacaccacgtaccccacgcccaggcagacaccacgtaccccacgcccaggctgccaccacgtaccccacgcccaggctgccaccacataccccacgcccaggcagacacctcataccccacgcccaggcagacacctcataccccacgcccaggcagacacctcATACCTCAGGCCCAGgctgccaccacgtaccccacgcccaggcagccaccacataccccacgcccaggcagccaccacataccccacgcccaggcagacacctcataccccaggcccaggctgccaccacgtaccccacgcccaggcagccaccacataccccacgcccagacagccaccacgtaccccacgcccaggcagccaccacataccccacgcccaggcagacacctcataccccaggcccaggcagacaccacgtaccccacgcccaggcagccaCCACTTACCCCACACCCAGgctgccaccacgtaccccacgcccagacagccaccacataccccacgcccaggcagacaccacataccccaggcccaggcaaacaccacataccccaggcccaggcagacaccacataccccaggcccaggcagacaccccataccccaggcccaggcagacaccacataccccgcgcccaggcagacaccacataccccacgcccaggcagccaccacataccccacgcccagacagccaccacgtaccccacgcccaggcagccaccacataccccacgcccaggcagacacctcataccccaggcccaggcagacaccacgtaccccacgcccaggcagccaCCACTTACCCCACACCCAGgctgccaccacgtaccccacgcccagacagccaccacataccccacgcccaggcagacaccacataccccacgcccaggcagacaccacataccccaggcccaggcagacaccacataccccaggcccaggcagacaccccataccccaggcccaggcagacaccacataccccgcgcccaggcagacaccacataccccacgcccaggcagacaccacataccccacgcccaggcagacaccacataccccacgcccaggcagacaccacataccccacgcccagacagacaccccataccccacgcccaggcagacaccacataccccgcgcccaggcagacaccacataccccgcacccaggcagacaccacataccccgcgcccaggcagacaccacataccccgcgcccaggcagacaccatatACCCCGCGCCCAGGCAGACACAACATACCccgcgcccaggcagacaccacataccccgcgcccaggcagacaccacataccccacgcccaggcagacaccacataccccgcgcccaggcagacaccccataccccacgcccagacagacaccccataccccacgcccaggcagacaccccataccccacgcccaggcagacaccatataccccacgcccaggcaaacaccacataccccacgcccaggcagacaccacataccccgcgcccaggcagacaccacataccccaggcccaggcagacaccccataccccacgcccaggcagacaccacataccccaggcccagacagacaccacgtaccccaggcccaggcagacaccacataccccaggcccaggcagccACCACATACACCAGGCCCAGACagacaccacgtaccccaggcccaggcagccaccacgtaccccaggcccaggcagccaccacgtaccccacgcccaggctgccaccacgtaccccaggcccaggctgccaccacgtaccccacgcccaggctgccaccacgtaccccaggcccaggctgccaccacgtaccccaggcccaggctgccaccacgtaccccaggcccaggcagacaccacgtaccccaggcccaggcagacaccacgtaccccaggcccaggcagacaccacgtaccccaggcccaggcagacaccacgtaccccaggcccaggctgccaccacgtaccccacgcccaggctgccaccacgtacccaaggcccaggctgccaccacgtaccccaggcccaggctgccaccacgtaccccaggcccaggcagacaccacgtaccccaggcccaggcagacaccacgtaccccaggcccaggcagacaccacgtaccccaggcccaggcagacaccacgtaccccaggcccaggcagacaccacgtaccccacgcccaggctgccaccacgtaccccacgcccaggctgccaccacgtaccgcaggcccaggctgccaccacgtaccccaggcccaggctgccaccacgtaccccaggcccaggcagacaccacgtaccccaggcccaggcagacaccacgtaccccaggcccaggcagacaccacgtaccccacgcccagacagccaccacgtaccccacgcccaggcagacaccacgtaccccacgccagacagccaccacgtaccccacgcccaggcagacaccacgtaccccaggcccaggcagacaccacgtaccccaggcccaggctgccaccacgtaccccacgcccaggctgccaccacgtacccaaggcccaggctgccaccacgtaccccaggcccaggctgccaccacgtaccccaggcccaggcagacaccacgtaccccaggcccaggcagacaccacgtaccccaggcccaggcagacaccacgtaccccaggcccaggcagacaccacgtaccccaggcccaggcagacaccacgtaccccacgcccaggctgccaccacgtaccccacgcccaggcagacaccatataccccacgcccaggcagacaccacataccccacgcccaggcagacaccacataccccgcgcccaggcagacaccacataccccaggcccaggcagacaccccataccccacgcccaggcagacaccacataccccaggcccagacagacaccacgtaccccaggcccaggcagacaccacataccccaggcccaggcagccACCACATACACCAGGCCCAGACagacaccacgtaccccaggcccaggcagccaccacgtaccccaggcccaggcagccaccacgtaccccacgcccaggctgccaccacgtaccccaggcccaggctgccaccacgtaccccacgcccaggctgccaccacgtaccccaggcccaggctgccaccacgtaccccaggcccaggctgccaccacgtaccccaggcccaggcagacaccacgtaccccaggcccaggcagacaccacgtaccccaggcccaggcagacaccacgtaccccaggcccaggcagacaccacgtaccccaggcccaggctgccaccacgtaccccacgcccaggctgccaccacgtacccaaggcccaggctgccaccacgtaccccaggcccaggctgccaccacgtaccccaggcccaggcagacaccacgtaccccaggcccaggcagacaccacgtaccccaggcccaggcagacaccacgtaccccaggcccaggcagacaccacgtaccccaggcccaggcagacaccacgtaccccacgcccaggctgccaccacgtaccccacgcccaggctgccaccacgtaccgcaggcccaggctgccaccacgtaccccaggcccaggctgccaccacgtaccccaggcccaggcagacaccacgtaccccaggcccaggcagacaccacgtaccccaggcccaggcagacaccacgtaccccacgcccagacagccaccacgtaccccacgcccaggcagacaccacgtaccccacgccagacagccaccacgtaccccacgcccaggcagacaccacgtaccccaggcccaggcagacaccacgtaccccaggcccaggctgccaccacgtaccccacgcccaggctgccaccacgtacccaaggcccaggctgccaccacgtaccccaggcccaggctgccaccacgtaccccaggcccaggcagacaccacgtaccccaggcccaggcagacaccacgtaccccaggcccaggcagacaccacgtaccccaggcccaggcagacaccacgtaccccaggcccaggcagacaccacgtaccccacgcccaggctgccaccacgtaccccacgcccaggctgccaccacgtaccgcaggcccaggctgccaccacgtaccccaggcccaggctgccaccacgtaccccaggcccaggcagacaccacgtaccccaggcccaggcagacaccacgtaccccaggcccaggcagacaccacgtaccccacgcccagacagccaccacgtaccccacgcccaggcagacaccacgtaccccacgccagacagccaccacgtaccccacgcccaggcagacaccacgtaccccacgcccaggcagacaccacgtaccccacgcccaggcagacaccacatacacCAGGCTCAGGcagacaccacgtaccccacgcccaggcagacaccacatacaccaggcccaggcagacaccacgtacCCCGCGCCCAGGCAGCCACCACATACCccgcgcccaggcagacaccacataccccacgcccaggcagacaccatataccccacgcccaggcagacaccacgtaccccaggcccagACAGACACCATATACCCCACACCCAGgctgccaccacgtaccccacgcccaggcagacaccacataccccaggcccaggcagacaccacataccccacgcccaggcagacaccacataccccacgcccagacagccaccacgtaccccacgcccaggcagacaccacataccccacgcccagacagccaccacgtaccccacgcccaggcagacaccacataccccacgcccagacagccaccacgtaccccacgcccaggcagacaccacataccccacgcccagacagccaccacgtaccccacgcccagacagccaccacgtaccccacgcccaggcagacaccacataccccacgcccagacagccaccacgtaccccacgcccaggcagacaccacttACCCCACGCCCAGAcagccaccacgtaccccacgcccagacagccaccacgtaccccaggcccaggcagacaccacataccccacgcccaggcagacaccacgtaccccacgcccaggcagacaccacataccccacgcccaggcagacaccacgtaccccacgcccaggcagacaccacgtaccccacgcccagacagccaccacgtaccccacgcccaggcagacaccacgtaccccacgcccaggcagacaccacgtaccccacgcccagacagccaccacgtaccccacgcccaggcagacaccacgtaccccacgcccaggcagacaccacgtaccccacgcccaggctgccaccacgtaccccacgcccaggctgcCACctcataccccacgcccaggcagacacctcataccccaggcccagagtgccaccacgtaccccacgcccaggcagccaccacataccccacgcccaggcagccaccacataccccacgcccaggcagacacctcataccccaggcccaggctgccaccacgtaccccacgcccaggcagccaccacataccccacgcccagacagccaccacgtaccccacgcccaggcagccaccacataccccacgcccaggcagacacctcataccccaggcccaggcagccaccacataccccacgcccaggcagccaCCACTTACCCCACACCCAGgctgccaccacgtaccccacgcccagacagccaccacataccccacgcccaggcagacaccacataccccaggcccaggcagacaccacataccccaggcccaggcagacaccacataccccaggcccaggcagacaccccataccccaggcccaggcagacaccccatactccaggcccaggcagacaccacataccccacgcccagacagccaccacgtaccccaggcccaggcagacaccacataccccacgcccaggcagacaccacataccccatgcccaggcagacaccccatactccaggcccaggcagacaccccataccccaggcccaggcagacaccacataccccacgcccaggcagacaccacataccccaggcccaggctgccaccacataccccaggcccaggcagacaccacataccccacgcccaggcagacaccacataccccaggcccaggctgccaccacataccccaggcccaggcagacaccacataccccgcgcccaggcagacaccacataccccacgcccaggcagacaccacataccccacgcccaggcggacaccacataccccgcgcccaggcagacaccccataccccacgcccagacagacaccccataccccacgcccaggcagacaccacataccccacgcccaggcagacaccacataccccacgcccaggtagacaccacataccccacgcccaggcagacaccacataccccaggcccaggcagacaccccataccccacgcccaggcagacaccacataccccaggcccaggcagacaccccatgcccaggcagacaccacataccccaggcccaggcagacaccacataccccacgcccaggcagacacca
This region of Salvelinus alpinus chromosome 8, SLU_Salpinus.1, whole genome shotgun sequence genomic DNA includes:
- the LOC139583858 gene encoding uncharacterized protein; the protein is MYPRPRLPPRTPRPGCHYVPQAQAATTYPTPRLPPRPGCHHVPQAQADTTYPRPRQPPHTPGPDRHHVPQTQAATTYPRPRLPPRPGCHHVPQAQAATTYPTPRLPLRTPGPGCHHVPHAQAATTPRLPPRTPGPGRHHIPQAQAATTYTRPRQTPRTPDPGSHHVPQAQADTTYPTPRLPPRRHHVPHAQADTTYPTPRQTPHTPGSGRHHVPHAQADTTYTRPRQTPRTPRPGSHHIPRAQADTTYPTPRQTPYTPRPGRHHVPQAQTDTIYPTPRLPPRRHHIPHAQTATTYPTPRQTPLTPRPDSHHVPHAQADTTYPTPRQPPHSHHVPHAQADTTYPTPRQTPRTPRPDSHHVPHAQTATTYPTPRQTPRTPRPACHHVPHAQAATTYPAPRQPPRTPRPGRHHVPHAQADTTYPTPRQTPRNPRPDSHHVPHAQADTTYPTPRQTPRRHHVPHAQADTTYPTPRQTPHTPGSGRHHVPHAQADTTYTRPRQTPRTPRPGSHHIPRAQADTTYPTPRQTPYTPRPGRHHVPQAQTDTIYPTPRLPPRRLHIPHAQTATTYPTPRQTPPTPRPDRHHVPHAQADTTYPTPRQPPRTPRPGRHHVPHAQPATTYPTLRQPPHTPRPDSHHVPHAQADTTYPTPRQTPLTVAEAERSFSKLKLIKSYLRSTMWSRVAQLALSQQPPH